The proteins below are encoded in one region of Oreochromis niloticus isolate F11D_XX linkage group LG6, O_niloticus_UMD_NMBU, whole genome shotgun sequence:
- the nomo gene encoding nodal modulator 1, with protein sequence MFRITIRAEMGSLWILFGVIYSQFLAVSSDDIVVACGGFVKSDVEINYSLIEIKLYTKQGSLKYQTDCAPINGYFMIPLYDKGDFVLKIEPPLGWSFEPTSVDLHVDGVSDICTKEEDINFVFTGFSVSGTVLSKGHLMGPAGVEVKLSRAGTGEKLQSVTTQPGGKYTFFKVLPGKYDITASHPSWTLEQSTTSVHVSNANAPAADHLVVGGYDVSGEVRSDGEPMKEVTFLLYSATVKREDISGCNTSPVEGADSGDSTLVYLCSALSRDDGVFVFPSLASGEYTVIPFYRGERITFDVAPSRMNFKVEHNSLKLEPIFRVMGFSVTGRVLNSPDGEGVPDATVYLNNQIKVVSKEDGSFRLENMTAGTYTIRVNKELMFFEPVTVKIAPNTPQLPDIVTAGFSVCGQISISRLPEGMKQQGRYKVTLTHKSPDRAFIRTVESDHQGAFCFQAKPGDYSVHVSLPEAEVKAGLALQPQALDISLVDRPLTDLVFTQFMASVSGKVYCLASCDDLSVTLQPVSRQGERRAVALSGSSDILSFSFDNVLPGKYKVSISHEEWCWKHKSVEVEVLESDVLGVEFRQIGYILRCSLSHAITLEFFQDGSKPENVGVYNLSKGVNRFCLSKPGVYKVTPRSCHQFEQDFYTYDTSAPSILTLTAVRHHMTGLITTDKILDVTVTIKSSIESEPALVLGPLRSLEEQRQEQQLQEIELRRQERERRAAEEEGGARDDSPPIQEKADELTGPFHYEFSYWARAGEKITVTPSSKELLFYPPEVEATITGESCPGRLVDITGRAGLFLEGKVSPELQGVEISISERGAATPLITVATNEMGAYSVGPLHSDRQYDISASKEGFVLSPVEGTQGDFKAFALAGVTFKIKSEDGQPLAGVLLSLSGGQFRSNLLTQDTGILTFNNLSPGQYYFKPMMKEFRFEPASQMITVEEGENLSIDITGIKTAYSCYGMVQSLNGDAEWDVAVEAVGQGDCSLYSEDTVTDEEGRFRLRGLLPGCKYLIQLRAEGNDHIERALPQHRAIEVGSSDIEGVNIIAFRQINQFDLSGNIITSPEHLPTLSVKLYKSDNLDNPINSVSLGQSLFFHFPPLDRDGESYVLMLYSTLSRSQYDFTLPQVSFTSTGYYKHVTLTFHPTRKVPDQDVAQGSYIALPLTLLLLLAAYNYEKVIPLMLQLGSRIQGVRSMAQANSESAAMDEAKRQAKRQKARRT encoded by the exons ATGTTCAGAATTACCATCCGGGCAGAAATGGGATCCCTTTGGATTTTATTCGGTGTCATCTACTCTCAGTTCTTGGCCGTATCCTCTGATGACATAGTTGTGGCATGCGGTGGATTCGTGAAATCCGACGTTGAAATCAATTACTCTCTGATCGAG ATTAAACTATATACCAAACAAGGATCATTGAAATATCAAACGGATTGTGCTCCAATCAATGGTTACTTCATGATCCCTCTCTATGACAAG GGAGATTTCGTTTTGAAGATCGAGCCTCCGCTTGGGTGGAGCTTTG AGCCTACCAGTGTCGACCTGCATGTGGATGGAGTCAGTGACATTTGCacgaaagaagaagacatcaattttgtttttaCGGGATTCTCAGTGTCAGGAACG GTTCTGAGTAAGGGCCATCTCATGGGCCCGGCTGGCGTGGAAGTCAAACTCAGCCGAGCCGGAACAGGGGAGAAGCTCCAGAGTGTCACCACACAGCCTGGAGGAAA GTATACCTTCTTTAAAGTACTACCAGGAAAGTATGACATCACAGCTTCTCATCCTTCCTGGACTCTTGAGCAG AGTACTACCTCAGTGCACGTCTCCAATGCCAATGCCCCGGCCGCTGACCATCTGGTGGTTGGAGGCTACGATGTCTCGGGGGAGGTCCGCAGTGATGGAGAGCCCATGAAAGAGGTCACCTTCCTACTTTACTCAGCCACAGTCAAGAGAGAG GACATAAGTGGCTGTAATACTTCCCCAGTGGAGGGTGCAGATTCTGGGGACAGCACGCTGGTCTACCTGTGCAGCGCTCTGTCCAGAGACGACGGTGTCTTCGTCTTTCCTTCGTTAGCCAGCGGCGAGTACACTGTG ATACCTTTCTACAGAGGAGAAAGGATCACTTTTGATGTTGCTCCTTCTAGGATGAATTTCAAGGTGGAACACAACAGCTTGAAACTAGAG CCCATTTTCCGTGTGATGGGCTTCTCTGTGACTGGCCGGGTTCTCAACAGTCCTGATGGGGAAGGTGTGCCCGATGCTACGGTCTACCTTAACAACCAGATCAAGG TTGTCAGCAAAGAAGATGGCTCTTTCCGGTTGGAGAACATGACAGCTGGTACCTACACCATCCGTGTCAACAAAGAGCTCATGTTCTTCGAGCCAGTCACAGTGAAGATCGCTCCTAATACGCCTCAACTTCCTGATATCGTCACAGCAGG GTTCAGTGTTTGTGGCCAGATCTCCATCAGCCGCCTGCCTGAAGGCATGAAGCAGCAAGGTCGCTACAAGGTCACTCTGACGCACAAGAGCCCAGACAGGGCTTTCATTCGGACTGTTGAATCTGACCATCAGGGGGCCTTCTGCTTTCAGGCCAAACCCGGAGACTACAGTGTCCAT GTATCTCTACCTGAAGCAGAGGTGAAGGCAGGCCTGGCTCTGCAGCCTCAGGCTCTGGACATCTCCCTTGTGGATCGGCCACTCACAGACCTAGTTTTCACCCAGTTCATGGCTTCTGTTTCCGGAAAGGTGTACTGTCTAG CTTCCTGTGATGACCTCTCTGTAACCCTGCAGCCAGTGAGTAGGCAGGGGGAGAGGAGGGCAGTGGCTCTGTCTGGGAGCAGCGACATCCTCAGCTTCTCTTTTGACAACGTTTTGCCCGGGAAATACAAAG TAAGTATTTCTCACGAGGAGTGGTGCTGGAAACATAAGTCGGTGGAGGTGGAGGTTCTGGAATCGGACGTCTTGGGGGTGGAGTTCAGACAGATTGGCTACATCCTGCGCTGCTCCCTTTCCCATGCCATCACTTTG GAATTCTTCCAAGATGGCAGCAAACCTGAAAACGTTGGCGTGTACAACCTCTCTAAGGGAGTCAACCGCTTCTGCCTCTCCAAGCCTG GTGTTTACAAAGTCACCCCTCGCTCATGTCACCAATTTGAGCAGGACTTCTACACCTACGATAC TTCAGCCCCCAGCATCCTGACCCTGACTGCAGTGCGGCATCACATGACAGGACTCATCACCACCGACAAGATTCTAGACGTCACAGTCACGATCAA GTCGTCCATCGAGAGCGAGCCAGCGCTCGTGCTGGGTCCGCTGAGGAGCCTGGAGGAGCAGAGGCAGGAGCAGCAACTGCAGGAGATCGAGCTGCGCCGTCAGGAGCGAGAACGTCGTGCAGCTGAAGAGGAAGGAGGTGCCAGAGATGATAGTCCTCCTATCCAAGAAAAGGCTGATGAACTGACAGGCCCCTTCCACTATGAGTTCTCCTACTGGGCCAG GGCTGGTGAGAAGATCACAGTGACTCCCTCCTCCAAGGAGCTGTTGTTCTACCCTCCTGAAGTAGAGGCAACTATCACCGGAG AGTCGTGTCCAGGTCGGCTGGTGGACATCACTGGTCGTGCAGGTCTTTTCTTAGAAGGCAAGGTGTCGCCAGAGCTACAAGGTGTGGAAATATCTATCAGTGAGAGAGGCGCTGCAACACCACTCATTACTGTGGCCACTAATGAGATGGGAGCATACAG TGTGGGTCCGCTCCACAGTGACCGGCAGTACGACATCAGTGCAAGCAAAGAAGGTTTCGTGCTGAGTCCCGTGGAGGGCACCCAGGGAGATTTTAAGGCATTTGCTTTGGCTGGCGTCACCTTCAAG ATCAAATCGGAGGATGGTCAGCCTCTCGCCGGCGTGCTTCTTTCTCTGAGTGGGGGTCAGTTTCGCTCCAACCTTTTGACTCAAGACACTGGCATCCTCACTTTCAATAACTTG AGTCCTGGTCAGTACTACTTCAAGCCCATGATGAAGGAGTTCCGCTTTGAGCCGGCATCTCAAATGATTACAGTGGAGGAGGGTGAAAACCTCAGTATTGATATAACTGGCATCAAAACTGCATACAG CTGCTACGGAATGGTGCAGTCTCTCAACGGGGATGCAGAGTGGGACGTGGCTGTGGAGGCAGTGGGTCAGGGAGACTGTAGCCTCTACAGCGAGGACACGGTCACTGATGAGGAGGGCCGATTCAGACTCAGGGGTCTGCTG CCGGGTTGCAAATATCTCATTCAACTGCGAGCTGAAGGCAACGACCACATAGAGAGGGCCTTGCCACAACACAGAGCTATCGAG GTTGGCAGTAGTGACATTGAAGGGGTCAACATTATCGCCTTCAGGCAGATCAATCAGTTTGACCTCAGTGGAAACATCATCACGTCTCCTGAACACCTTCCAACACTATCA GTGAAATTGTATAAGAGTGACAATCTGGACAATCCAATCAACAGCGTCTCTCTGGGACAGTCCCTTTTCTTTCACTTCCCTCCTTTGGACAGAGATGGCGAG AGCTACGTACTGATGCTGTACTCCACACTGTCCCGTTCCCAATATGATTTCACACTGCCTCAAGTCTCCTTCACCTCCACTGGCTACTACAAACATGTCACTCTTACCTTCCACCCTACT CGTAAAGTGCCTGACCAGGATGTTGCTCAGGGGTCTTACATAGCTTTGCCGCTCACTCTACTTCTCCTCTTAGCGGCCTACAATTATGAGAAG
- the tmc7 gene encoding transmembrane channel-like protein 7, which translates to MEVDSVFVTDHSGRISSNPLLDQLPSYQSLLYRRKSSTVGSKQRGSSRARVGSSGSGKWGINTFVRLTVKQKSQTEKRHIRELAKPMAEKRKHKKQCAEDAQKLSSWQQWRQSTRKYLRRMRDESEEWLNSLKLWRGDIHLIEGMFGTGILSYFSFLRFLVTLNFFIFLLMFGFVMLPIIIAPHASGNITFSQNESYCSVYKSDSRRGLVNYHKYITDLLSGEGFLEQTYLFYGFYNVDKIHFSHITYNLALAYLLVTIGYLFLSLIWIVKRSAAGFKHNLIQDEDCFQSFCNKIFAGWDFCITSENAAKLKKKTLLYELKTDLEDEKIKQKIAERTHKEKCRLYFIRLILNLFVIGVLAACFYCIYLATIFSQKAQMNEQKVNFIVDLIYEYLPSIVITFANFITPVLFSFIINFEDYSPAFEIRFTLLRCVFMRLTSIVVLLFSVWSRITKCKDGPCICGYNHDLYPCWETHVGQEMYKLTIFDFIVIVSVTIFVEFPRKLLLRYSSSALAKWMSQQEFSIPQNVLEIVYGQTICWIGTFYCPLLPAICTLKYFFIFYIKKVSLIKNCRPATRPFRASSSNFFFLGVLLIGLTLACVPVIASIAQINCSQACGPFVNYNTSWGVVPATVYQLPEGVKKLLLALSSEAFAVSCFVLTCLAMFYVIALAGAHKRVINELRHQLEMEGRDRRFLIQKLCQAQKRSGVRSPQSKFQPRRSSSRSSPSYHTSFATNFSDAVFLAHAAPSASTQV; encoded by the exons ATGGAAGTCGACTCAG TGTTCGTCACTGATCACAGTGGGCGAATCAGCAGTAACCCTCTGCTGGACCAGCTCCCCAGTTACCAGTCCCTGCTGTACCGCAGGAAGTCGTCAACTGTTGGCTCCAAACAAAGAGGCAGCTCTAGAGCAAGGGTTGGCTCATCTGGCAGTGGGAAATGGGGTATAAACACCTTTGTAAGACTAACCGTGAAACAGAAGAGTCAGACTGAGAAGCGACACATCAGAGAACTAGCCAAGCCCATGGCTGAGAAACGCAAACACAA GAAACAGTGTGCAGAAGATGCTCAAAAGTTGAGCAGCTGGCAACAGTGGCGACAAAGCACCCGCAAGTATCTGAGGAGGATGAGAGATGAAAGCGAAGAATGGCTGAACTCCTTGAAGCTCTGGAGGGGAGACATCCACCTAATAGAAG GGATGTTTGGAACAGGGATCCTGTCTTACTTCTCCTTTCTGCGCTTCCTGGTCACGCTCAACTTTTTCATCTTTCTGctcatgtttggttttgtcaTGTTGCCCATCATCATTGCACCCCATGCTTCAGGAAATATCACCTTCAGCCAGAATGAAA GTTACTGCAGCGTGTATAAAAGCGACAGTCGTCGAGGTCTTGTTAACTATCATAAGTATATTACTGATTTGCTTTCTGGCGAA GGCTTTCTGGAACAGACCTATCTTTTCTACGGCTTCTACAACGTGGACAAAATCCATTTCTCCCACATAACTTATAATTTGGCACTGGCATACCTGCTGGTCACTATAGGGTACCTCTTTCTCAGTCTTATCTGGATTGTTAAAAG gtCTGCTGCGGGGTTCAAACATAATCTGATTCAGGATGAGGATTGCTTTCAGAGTTTTTGCAACAAGATCTTTGCTGGCTGGGATTTCTGCATCACCAGTGAGAATGCTGCAAAGCTGAAGAAAAAGACTTTGCTCTATGAGCTGAAG ACAGATTTGGAGGATGAGAAGATCAAGCAGAAAATAGCAGAGCGCACCCACAAAGAAAAATGTCGGCTTTACTTCATCCGTCTCATCCTGAATCTTTTCGTCATTGGTGTACTGGCTGCTTGTTTCTACTGCATTTATTTAGCCACCATCTTCTCCCAGAAAGCCCAAATGAATGAGCAAAAG gtgaatttcaTAGTAGATCTCATTTATGAGTATCTACCCTCAATTGTTATCACCTTTGCCAACTTCATTACCCCagtacttttctcatttatcaTCAACTTTGAGGACTATTCTCCTGCTTTCGAGATCCGCTTCACTCTTTTGAG GTGTGTCTTCATGCGGTTAACCAGCATTGTCGTTTTGCTCTTTTCTGTCTGGTCTCGGATCACTAAATGTAAAGATGGTCCCTGTATTTGTGGCTACAACCACGATCTTTACCCT TGCTGGGAAACGCATGTGGGCCAGGAGATGTACAAACTCACCATCTTTGACTTCATTGTCATCGTTTCCGTCACCATCTTTGTGGAGTTTCCTCGAAA ACTGCTTCTGAGGTACAGTAGTTCTGCCCTGGCTAAATGGATGAGCCAACAGGAATTTTCTATTCCTCAGAATGTACTGGAGATCGTCTATGGTCAGACCATCTGCTGGATCGGCACTTTCTACTGCCCACTGCTGCCTGCTATCTGCACCCTCAAATATTTCTTTATCTTTTACATCaagaag GTATCATTAATCAAAAACTGTCGTCCAGCCACACGTCCTTTCCGAGCATCCAGctccaacttttttttcctcgGCGTGTTGTTGATCGGCCTGACTCTTGCCTGTGTGCCTGTCATAGCTAGTATAGCACA AATAAACTGTTCTCAGGCCTGTGGACCTTTTGTTAATTACAACACCTCCTGGGGCGTGGTGCCAGCTACAGTTTATCAGCTACCCGAAGGAGTCAAAAAGCTTCTCTTGGCTCTCTCTTCAGAGGCCTTTGCTGTCTCTTGCTTTGTTCTCACATG TTTGGCCATGTTTTATGTGATTGCACTGGCTGGAGCACACAAGAGGGTCATTAATGAACTAAGGCACCAACTAGAAATG GAGGGCCGCGACCGGCGTTTCCTGATCCAGAAGCTGTGCCAGGCCCAGAAGCGCTCAGGTGTGAGGTCCCCACAATCCAAATTCCAACCccgccgcagcagcagcagaagcagtcCTAGCTACCACACTAGCTTCGCTACCAATTTCAGTGATGCGGTGTTCCTGGCCCATGCAGCTCCAAGCGCCTCCACACAAGTTTAA